A single window of Onychomys torridus chromosome 8, mOncTor1.1, whole genome shotgun sequence DNA harbors:
- the LOC118588722 gene encoding WAP four-disulfide core domain protein 18-like, translated as MKTAIVFILVALIAMEIDKACALSSHERSQKPGACPKLPPNTVGTCNERCSGDETCPGKKKCCSNGCAHVCLRPVFKDS; from the exons ATGAAGACAGCCATAGTTTTCATTCTGGTGGCTTTGATTGCCATGGAGATAGACAAGGCCTGTGCTCTGTCTTCTCATGAAA GATCACAAAAACCTGGAGCTTGTCCCAAGCTGCCCCCAAATACTGTTGGAACTTGCAATGAGAGATGCTCAGGAGATGAAACATGCCCTGGTAAAAAGAAGTGCTGCAGCAATGGGTGTGCTCATGTCTGCTTGCGACCTGTCTTCAAA